One Bos taurus isolate L1 Dominette 01449 registration number 42190680 breed Hereford chromosome 16, ARS-UCD2.0, whole genome shotgun sequence DNA window includes the following coding sequences:
- the TTC34 gene encoding tetratricopeptide repeat protein 34 codes for MSAQELVACLCREGDQHLALGETPLATAFYLAAFSCHAPSALRSVRAALPETRGSSVVATLEAWCRGDSQIPAIHWDGMAVVSLTGTLACAFLATLCPDHPVAALHSLAGLLAHGHHGEVVRRCGVLLDAHSQQSLELRLTRALAWVLSRTQVRTGVANYLQAFVESADRTVAFVHTHQQPYLPALVRALQDYISEHQEAGDGANQQVTNCQGLLAALDPEGIWSITLSPEALLQHGRYEDCRAACSRALEATPTGCRPQGERLATLLVTRAAATFFLDSGAQDLLRDLHWAFRESPSGARRQFEAVLSAGDRERLHAQVQEAADLGFSHFQETVRSRPELREDSGRELLVPVTRALRVLCRVAPPGARPALGARLAECLLLAGDAAGARALCERLLRPSRTPDRAGDRAPLMALRGFCALHSGDSGSAQEDFQAVVELGPPHLSGCVRALCGRGLLRVLAGSAFLGALDYVTACRLGPEETLLVTKTYVPWNQRGLLLTVLREEGRKMLQGRPEPRPKSWRGRRTKAAETDSRAVQEGDAHGVHQLATLLMELDTEDEVSRLLAADALYRLGRLDDAHKALLAALSRRPQAAPVLARLALLQLRRGFSYDANQLVKKVVQSGDTACLQSTLAVFSHEDRQLLWGHCHARALAILRARPGGAEGGAHTREAIAYLSLAIFASGNQATESLLARARCYGFLGQKKTAMFDFTSVLRTEPGNAQALCGRALLHLALDKQKEAVDDILSALRLSPKTAVPEIRSLKPEAQALITQSLSSRCRALLSQLPDTGARLSDKDAQNLLAAGKALIEIDARQPLWHMLLADALAAVGSFEEAGAHLQKVLHPTPPSEAARARRGLLRLKKGDVVAAAQDLQCLAEMDAQDLGFLLCLLEASERQSLTQAAVQEADTLLNLGQPRQALGYCSLAILAGGSSTCHLRRRATCLAELREFSRALGDLDHVLREGSRDSDLQTQVEDFCSRGRLLLALGDEAGAAGAFAQALHLAPTQAQSSLWERPGRAPASHILLCQARCCLVEQRYSEAWTVAEAGLLLDPEHSGLKRLKARIRREASSGCRLY; via the exons ATGTCGGCCCAGGAGCTCGTGGCCTGCCTCTGTCGAGAGGGTGACCAGCACCTGGCGCTGGGGGAGACCCCGCTGGCCACTGCCTTCTATCTGGCTGCCTTCAGCTGCCACGCTCCCTCGGCCCTGCGGAGTGTCCGAGCCGCCCTGCCCGAGACCCGGGGGTCATCTGTGGTGGCCACCCTAGAGGCCTGGTGCCGAGGTGACAGCCAGATACCAGCCATCCACTGGGACGGCATGGCAGTGGTCTCCCTGACAGGGACCCTGGCCTGCGCCTTCCTGGCCACCCTCTGCCCCGACCACCCTGTTGCAGCCCTGCACTCCCTGGCTGGGCTGCTAGCACACGGGCACCACGGGGAAGTGGTGCGGCGCTGTGGGGTCCTGCTGGACGCCCACTCCCAGCAGAGCCTGGAGTTGCGGCTGACCCGCGCCCTGGCCTGGGTCCTGTCCAGAACACAGGTGCGCACCGGGGTGGCCAACTACCTCCAGGCCTTCGTGGAGAGCGCCGACCGGACCGTGGCCTTCGTTCACACGCATCAGCAGCCCTACCTCCCTGCTCTGGTCAGAGCCCTCCAGGACTACATCTCAGAACATCAGGAGGCTGGGGACGGTGCCAACCAACAGGTGACCAACTGCCAGGGACTCCTTGCAGCCCTGGACCCTGAGGGCATCTGGAGCATTACCCTGTCACCTGAAGCCCTGCTCCAGCATGGCAGGTATGAGGACTGCCGGGCAGCCTGCAGCCGGGCCCTGGAGGCCACCCCAACGGGTTGCAGACCCCAAG GTGAGCGTCTGGCCACCCTGTTGGTCACCCGCGCTGCAGCGACCTTTTTCTTAGACAGCGGGGCCCAAGACCTGCTTCGGGACCTGCACTGGGCCTTCCGCGAGAGCCCCTCGGGGGCTCGGAGGCAGTTCGAGGCCGTGCTCTCCGCCGGGGACCGGGAGCGCTTGCACGCCCAAGTGCAGGAGGCTGCGGACCTGGGCTTCTCCCACTTCCAGGAGACCGTGAGGAGTCGCCCTGAGCTCCGCGAGGACTCTGGCCGTGAGCTGCTGGTTCCGGTGACCCGCGCGCTCCGGGTCCTGTGTCGGGTCGCCCCGCCCGGGGCGCGCCCGGCACTGGGCGCCCGACTGGCCGAGTGCCTGCTGCTGGCAGGGGACGCGGCGGGCGCCCGCGCGCTGTGCGAGCGCTTGCTGCGGCCCTCGCGCACCCCGGACCGCGCCGGGGACCGCGCGCCCCTGATGGCGCTCCGCGGCTTCTGCGCGCTACACTCTGGCGACTCAGGGAGCGCTCAGGAGGACTTCCAGGCGGTGGTGGAGCTGGGACCGCCGCACCTGAGCGGCTGCGTGCGCGCCCTGTGCGGCCGCGGGCTGCTGCGAGTGCTGGCGGGCAGCGCCTTCCTGGGCGCACTGGACTACGTTACCGCCTGCCGCCTAGGCCCCGAGGAAACTCTGCTCGTCACCAAGACCTACGTGCCCTGGAACCAACGGGGGCTGCTCCTGACCGTGCTACGCGAGGAGGGCCGCAAGATGCTGCAGGGGAGGCCAGAGCCACGACCCAAGAGCTGGCGGGGCCGCCGGACTAAGGCCGCGGAGACAGACAGCCGCGCTGTGCAGGAAGG GGATGCCCACGGCGTGCACCAGCTGGCCACGCTTCTGATGGAACTGGACACGGAGGATGAGGTTTCGCGCCTCCTGGCAGCTGACGCCCTGTATCGCCTCGGCCGCCTGGACGACGCCCACAAGGCCCTGCTGGCAGCCCTCTCCCGGAGGCCTCAGGCGGCCCCTGTGCTGGCGCGGCTGGCCCTGCTGCAGCTCCGGAGGGGATTCTCCTACGATGCCAACCAG CTGGTGAAAAAGGTGGTCCAGTCCGGGGACACGGCCTGCCTCCAGTCCACCCTGGCCGTCTTCTCTCACGAGGACAGGCAGCTGCTCTGGGGCCACTGCCACGCGAGGGCCCTGGCCATCCTGCGGGCACGACCGGGAGGGGCCGAGGGCGGGGCCCACACCAGGGAGGCCATCGCCTACCTCTCTCTGGCCATCTTTGCCTCAG GAAATCAGGCCACTGAGTCCCTGCTTGCCCGAGCCCGCTGTTATGGCTTCCTGGGCCAGAAGAAGACGGCCATGTTCGACTTCACCTCCGTGCTGAGGACTGAGCCGGGGAACGCACAGGCGCTGTGCGGCCGGGCACTCCTGCACCTGGCCTTGGATAAACAGAAG GAGGCTGTGGACGACATCCTCTCCGCTCTGAGGCTCAGCCCGAAAACTGCAGTTCCCGAGATCCGCTCTCTGAAGCCAGAAGCCCAGGCCCTCATCACCCAGAGCCTCTCCTCCCGCTGCCGGGCCCTCCTGAGTCAGCTGCCGGACACAGGGGCCCGCCTCAGTGACAAGGACGCCCAGAACCTCCTGGCTGCGGGGAAGGCACTGATTGAAATTGATGCCAGGCAGCCCCTCTGGCACATGCTCCTGGCAGATGCGCTCGCTGCGGTGG GCAGCTTTGAGGAGGCCGGTGCCCATCTGCAAAAAGTcctgcaccccacccctccaTCAGAGGCAGCCCGCGCCCGGCGTGGGCTGCTCCGGCTCAAGAAGGGGGATGTGGTGGCCGCTGCACAGGACCTGCAGTGCCTTGCAGAGATGGATGCCCAGGACCTCGGCTTCCTGCTGTGTCTCCTGGAGGCTTCGGAGCGGCAGAGCCTCACCCAG GCCGCAGTCCAGGAAGCTGACACCCTCCTAAACTTGGGACAGCCCCGCCAGGCGCTGGGCTACTGCTCGCTGGCCATCCTGGCAGGTGGCAGCAGCACCTGTCACCTGCGCCGTCGGGCCACTTGCCTGGCAGAGCTGCGGGAGTTTAGCCGGGCACTTGGGGACCTAGACCACGTGCTCCGAGAGGGCTCAAGGGACAGCGACCTCCAGACACAGGTGGAGGACTTTTGCTCCCGGGGCCGCCTGCTGCTGGCTCTGGGGGATGAGGCTGGGGCTGCAGGGGCCTTCGCCCAGGCCCTCCATCTGGCACCCACCCAGGCCCAGAGCAGCCTGTGGGAGCGGCCAGGCCGGGCTCCAGCCTCCCACATACTCTTGTGCCAGGCGCGGTGTTGCCTAGTTGAGCAACGCTACAGCGAGGCCTGGACAGTGGCAGAGGCCGGCCTGCTGTTGGACCCAGAGCACAGCGGCCTGAAGAGGCTGAAGGCGAGAATCCGGAGGGAGGCGTCCTCTGGCTGCCGGCTCTACTGA